A portion of the Marinobacter alexandrii genome contains these proteins:
- the cysC gene encoding adenylyl-sulfate kinase, protein MADYKENIIPHSHQIRLEDRILQKGFRPKLVWFTGLSGSGKSTLASGLEAYFFNKNVSTYVLDGDNIRSGLNNDLDFGDIGRKENIRRISEVSKLFVDAGVLVFTAFISPFNEDRETARKLIGSENFIEVFVECPLKICEERDVKGLYKKARAGEIENFTGISSPFEKPTNSDIKLNTAEHSLDECLKKLIEEIEPKIRL, encoded by the coding sequence ATGGCAGATTATAAGGAAAACATTATCCCCCATTCTCACCAAATTAGACTCGAAGATCGAATCCTGCAAAAAGGTTTTAGGCCAAAATTAGTGTGGTTTACTGGCCTCTCTGGATCTGGAAAATCAACACTAGCCAGTGGCTTAGAAGCTTATTTCTTTAATAAAAATGTCAGTACCTACGTTCTCGATGGTGATAATATCCGAAGTGGACTCAATAATGATCTGGATTTTGGTGATATAGGAAGAAAAGAGAATATTAGAAGAATATCAGAAGTTTCAAAATTGTTTGTGGATGCAGGTGTGTTAGTCTTTACAGCATTCATCTCACCATTCAATGAAGACCGAGAGACGGCAAGAAAACTAATAGGGAGTGAGAATTTTATTGAGGTATTCGTAGAATGCCCTTTGAAGATATGTGAAGAGAGAGACGTAAAAGGCCTTTATAAAAAAGCCAGAGCTGGCGAGATTGAAAATTTTACTGGGATAAGTTCACCTTTTGAGAAACCGACCAATTCAGACATAAAACTGAACACGGCTGAACATTCATTAGATGAGTGTTTAAAGAAATTAATTGAAGAAATAGAACCGAAAATAAGATTATGA
- the cysD gene encoding sulfate adenylyltransferase subunit CysD, translated as MKNYNLTHLKELEAESIYILREVTAQFQKPAILFSGGKDSICVAHLARKAFHPGKIPFPLVHIDTGHNFPETMKFRDSLINELGAKLIVGSVQKSIDEGRAVEEKGKNASRNAIQTVTLLDTIEEYGFDACIGGARRDEEKARAKERFFSHRDEFGQWDPKNQRPELWNIFNGKQSYGEHFRVFPLSNWTEMDVWQYIMAENIAIPSLYFAHQRDVIWRNNTWLPASNFIQIDAGEEVVNKQIRFRTLGDITITGGIESDADSLEKIVDEVAAARHTERGNRADDKRSETAMEDRKKEGYF; from the coding sequence ATGAAGAATTATAACCTGACACATTTGAAAGAGTTAGAAGCTGAGTCAATCTACATATTGAGAGAGGTGACTGCTCAGTTTCAGAAACCTGCTATATTATTTTCAGGAGGTAAAGACTCCATATGTGTAGCACATTTAGCCCGAAAGGCTTTTCACCCAGGCAAGATTCCATTCCCTTTGGTACACATTGATACTGGCCATAATTTCCCTGAGACCATGAAGTTTCGAGATAGTTTGATAAATGAATTGGGAGCGAAACTGATTGTTGGTTCAGTCCAGAAATCAATAGATGAAGGTAGAGCAGTAGAGGAAAAAGGCAAGAATGCCAGTAGAAATGCCATCCAAACAGTGACTTTGTTAGATACAATAGAAGAGTATGGATTCGATGCATGCATAGGCGGAGCTAGAAGAGATGAGGAAAAAGCAAGAGCGAAGGAGCGATTCTTTTCTCATCGCGATGAGTTTGGACAGTGGGATCCTAAAAATCAGCGACCTGAACTTTGGAATATATTTAATGGAAAACAAAGCTATGGAGAGCACTTTCGTGTATTCCCATTGAGCAATTGGACGGAGATGGATGTTTGGCAATATATCATGGCTGAAAACATAGCGATTCCTTCACTCTACTTTGCTCATCAAAGAGATGTAATTTGGAGAAATAATACATGGTTGCCAGCCTCGAATTTCATCCAAATTGATGCCGGGGAAGAAGTCGTCAACAAGCAAATACGGTTTCGTACACTAGGAGATATTACAATCACTGGAGGTATTGAGTCGGATGCGGATTCGTTGGAAAAAATTGTTGACGAAGTTGCTGCTGCTCGACATACTGAGCGAGGTAATAGAGCAGATGATAAACGTTCTGAGACTGCAATGGAAGATAGAAAGAAGGAAGGATATTTTTAG
- a CDS encoding four helix bundle protein: MRDYTKYDIWKGGIEISIKKYKLTKPFPEEEKFGIVSQLRRASVSISSNFVEGCSISSEKEFKRFIEIALGSVFELKTQLIISNKLGFTEERLLTELTEMIDKTSKQLNALRNKLK, from the coding sequence ATGAGAGATTATACTAAGTACGATATTTGGAAAGGTGGAATAGAGATTTCCATCAAGAAATATAAATTGACAAAGCCCTTTCCTGAGGAGGAAAAATTTGGGATAGTTTCTCAACTTAGAAGGGCTTCTGTTTCAATTTCTTCAAATTTTGTTGAAGGATGTAGTATAAGTTCAGAGAAAGAATTCAAAAGATTTATTGAAATAGCCCTCGGTTCAGTTTTTGAGCTGAAAACTCAATTGATTATTTCAAATAAGCTTGGTTTTACAGAAGAAAGATTATTAACTGAATTAACAGAAATGATTGACAAAACATCTAAGCAATTAAATGCACTAAGAAATAAATTAAAATGA